GCCGCCCGGTACCCGGTGACCAGGGACTGGGAAGTGAGCGCGTCCATGGGCTGCGCCCGGGCGATGCGGGGGACCCGTTCGAAGGACAGCAGCGTGGCGCCGGCAGCGGCGACCGCCTGCACCGTCTGCGGGTCGGCGGCCGGCTGCAGCAGGCTCAGGCTCACCGCACCGGGGCGCAGCGCGGCCGCGAGCGGCGCGGGCAGCGCGCGCACGGTCGCGACGACGTCGGCGGCGGCCACGGCCGACGGCGCCTCCTGCGCCGGGAACACCGAGGCCCCGGCGGCTTCGTAGGCGGCGTCGGTGGCCAGGGCCGCCGCGCCGGCGCCGGCCTGCACGGCGACGTCGAAGCCCAGGCCGGCGAGCCGGCCGACGGTGTCAGGCACGACCGCCACGCGGCGCTCACCGGGCCGGTCCTCGGCCAGTGTGACCAGCCGCATCGCTCACCCCCTCGGTCGGGCAGCCTGGGTCGGGCAGCCTGGGTCGGGCAGCCTGGGTCGGGCAGCGGCAACCTACCCCGGTGACCGTCAGGGACGGCGGTTCGTGCGCGGTCGCCGCAGGATCTGGGCGACCGACCGCATCTGCATCGCCGTGGCCGCCACCAGGCCGGTGAAGCCGGCTGCCCGCAGCACCACCGCGACGTCGGCGTTGTCCTCCACTCCGGCAGCCACCAGCAGCGCCGCGGACGACAGCAGGCCGACCATGCCGACCACGGCGAACAGCACCCGGTCGATCCAGTCGTCCAGGACGAGCCGGTCCTCGCCGCCGAACAGGCCGACCCGGATCCCCAGCCGGCCACTGCGCGTCTGCAGCGCGATGTCCTCGACCAGTTGCGGCATGCTGCGGACGGCGGGCAGGGCCCGCATCGCCTCGTGGGTCAGCCGCTCCTTGAGCGACCCGACGCCCGCCTCGGGCAACTCCCTGATCGTCTCGGTCGCCCGCTCCACCATCCGGAACCCCGGATCGATGATCCGCAACGTGCCGTCCAGGGTGAGCATGGCCCGGCCCAGCACGGTCAGCGCCCGCGGCGCCTTCACACCGTGCCTTGCCAGCACGTGGACGACCAGCTGCAACACCGCGGGGTCGAACCCGCCGCCCTGCACTCGAGTCAGCACGCTGGACAGCTCGAACTCCATGGCCCGCATGTCCAGCGCGTCGCCGTCGGGGCCGGCCAGCCGGCGCAGGGCACGAGCCAGCATCGAGGGGTCGGCCAGCATGAAGCCCAGCGCGAGTTGCTGCAGGCCGTCCAGCGTGACCGGATCCAGTTGCCCGACAGCACCGAAGTCGATGAACCACAGCGTGCCCTCGGCGTCGACCAGGACGTTGCCGGGATGGGGGTCGGCGTGGAACACCCCGGCGGTGAGGACCTGTTCGAGGAAGGCCCGGAACAACCGGTCGGCCAGCACGGGGCGGGCGATGCCGCTGGCCCGCAAGGCCGCCGGATCCGATACCGGCCGGCCGTCGACCTCGTCCATGACCAGCATCGACCGGGTCGTCAGGTCGGCGTGGACCAGGGGCACCTCGACGCCGTGCCCGCCCGGGACCGCCCGCCGCATGGCCGCGTTGTTGGCGGCTTCGGTACGGAAGTCCAGTTCGGCGGCGATCCCGCTGACCAATTCGTCGGCGAGGTCGCGGATGCCGAGTGAGCGAGCCCCTTCGGAACGTCGCTCCAACTGGGCTGCGCCCCACCGCAATACCCGCGCGTCCCGGTCGACGATGTCCTCGATGTCGGGTCGGCGGATCTTCACGATCACCCGGCGTCCGCCGGCCAGCGTGGCGCGGTAGGTCACCCCGATGGAGGCAGCGGCCAACGGCTCGGCGGCGAAGGTCGCGAAGGTCGCCGCGGCAGGTCGTCCGGTCTGCTGTTCGACGATCTCGGTGACGACCGCGGCGGGCAGGCCCGGTGCGGCTGTCCGCAGGTGGCCGAGTTCCTCGGTCACGGTGGCAGGCAACAGGTCTTCGCGGGTCGACGCGATCTGCCCGAACTTCACGAACATCCCGCCGCAGTCCTCGAGAGTGGCCCGCAGCGCCCGGGCACCTTCCGGGGTCGCCAGCGCGGCACGGGAGGCGTATCGACGCCCGGCGAAGCCGTGCCGGCGCGCGGCACCCACGATCTGCCGCAGCCGGGTGACCACCTGCCAGCGCCGGCGTACCGCCTTGATCGGCCGCGGCCACCGGCGCCGTCGATCGCCACCGCGGGGCCGGGCGATCACGTCGATGACGATGCTGGCCAGCATCGTCACGAGCAGGACGTAGCCGACGAAACCCACACCCAGCCGGCCGAGGTCGCCCAGATCGTTGAAATCGGCCTCGGTGGAGTTCTCGTACTGCATGTTGATGAGCCATTGGCCGGCGAAGAAGCCGACCAGGCCGGCGAGCGTCGCCCGCCAGAAGCCCCGCCGCACACCGAGGATCCGACCCGCGATCAGACCGACCACGACGAGGAAGGCGATGAGGACGGCGAGCCCGAGGACGCCATCGAGTGTGACAGTGATCCCGTCGTCCACGAACTCGCCTCCGCTGGCCTCGGCGCGAACCTCGGTTCGGTGTCCCGGGCCGCCGGCCGATCGTGGCAGAACCGCGCGCCTGACGACGACCGTGGGGAAATCTCCGGCGCTGCGGCGTCGGCGGGATTTCCCCACGGTCGGTCAGCGGCAGGGCGAGCGGGGTGCTGCTATCCGCGCATCCCCGACATCGTCGGATGGCGCAGGTCGAAGTACGCGACGTCGTCCAGCAACGACATCTCCTCGGCCATCATGTCCCGCAACTGCGGCGGCATCGGCTTGGCTTCCCCTTCTCGCGCAGCGGGTTCCGAGGAGAAGCAGACCGTCTCGGTGAAGATGCCGTCGGCGTCCACCGCAATGGTCGCGCCCAGGACGTCGGGCCGGTGGTCGTGCAGCATCTGGGCCGACTGGTCCAGAATCGCCTGGGCGCGGGCCCGGTCACGCACCCTGCCCTGGATCACCTGGACGAAGCCGGCATCCGGCGTACCTCCGCCGAGCAACAGTTGGACGTCGTCGCAGTCGTGGAACGTGGCGCCCTCGCTGAAGCAGGTCGCCATGTCCTCCCACCAGGCGGACTGGTCGGGCCGTTCGCTGTTGGTACGCGCGGACTCTCGTGAATCGAAGCGGACTGCGGCGATCAGCGTGCCGTCGTCGGTGAAACCGTGGGTCGTGCCGAGCCACCCGGTGGCCCCGGGTGCGAGCTCGAGCATCCACCGGTCGAGGCAGGCCTGTGCGGCCGCCGTGTCACGCACCTTGCCCTGGATGATCTGCATGAACATGGGTCAGCCTCCCGTACCTGGACGGGGCGCCGGATGACGTCCGGCGCGACCGCACCAGGCTAGGGGCGAGCGGCCGCGGGCAGAAGGCCCACGGGCGGGCTGTCGGGGGACGCCCGGCGTACGCCGACCCCCGTGCAGGCGCCGGCCGGGCGACCCGTCATCCTCGGCGGATGGCTGACTGCACGCATCTGGCCGCCGCGCCCGACCACGTCGAACCGCTCACCCCCGACGGCTGCGAGGAGTGCCTGCAGCTGGGCAGTTCCTGGGTCCATCTGCGACTGTGCCTGACCTGCGGGCACGTGGGCTGCTGCGATTCGTCGGTGCACCAGCACGCCACCGCCCATTTCACCGCGACCGGCCATCCGGTGATGCGCAGCTTCCAGCCCGGCGAGTCCTGGCGCTGGTGCTTCATCGACCACCAGACCGGCTGACCGCGCCGGGCCGGACCGACCGCTACTGGTCGCCCAGCAGCGTCTCCTCCAGGTCGACCTCGCGCTGCAGGGTCCGCAGCGTGTCGTCGTCGATCCGCCCGTCGTCCCGCATCGCGACCAGCGCGGCACGTTCGGCCTGCAGGATCGCCACCCGGAGCCGCCGGTACGCCGCACTCGGGGTCTCCGGGCCCGGTCCACCCAGTCGCTCCCAGGCGCCCAGCGAACGCGACTGGGTGGCCTGTCGCAGGCGGTCCGCGACACCGTGCGGCAGAGCACCTTCGGCCTCGAGCAACTCCTCGAGTCGAAGCGCGGCCTGTTCGGCGGCCAGATGGGCCGCCTCGGCCTCGGCGAGCCGGTCCTGGGTCTCGTCCCGCCGGATATTCAACCATCGGATGAGCGGCGGCAGCGTGAAACCCTGGCCGAGCAACGTGACGGCGATGACACAGAACGCCAGGAACGCGATGAGGTCGCGTTGCGGGAACGCCTCGCCGGTGTCGACGGTCAGCGGGATCGACGCCGCGGCAGCCAGCGTCACCACGCCGCGCATCCCCGCCCAGGACACCACGACCAACTCGCGCCAGCGGCGGTCCGGGCGGCTGGCCCGCAGCAGTCCGCCGGCGTACGCCGTACCGAAGACCCAGACGAAACGACTGACGATGACCACCGAGCAGACCACCACGGCGTACAGCAGCAGGTCCGCCGGGGTGTAGTCGCCCAGCCGGACCAGGATCGAGCGCAGCTGCAGCCCGATGAGAGCGAAGACCGTCCCCTCGAGGATGAAGTCGATGGTGCGCCACACCGACTGCGCCTGCAGCCGGGCGGCGGACCCCAGCAGTTCCGCTGACCGGTGGCCGAGGACCAGGCCGGTCGTCACCACCGCGACCACACCCGAGGCCCCGACCTCTTCGGCGGGCAGGAACGCGATGAACGGCGTCAGCAGCGACAGCGAGGTCTCCACCACCGGGTCGTCCAGCCGTCGTCGTACCCAGCTGACCAGCACCGCCACGACCAGGCCGATGGCCACCCCACCGACACTGGCCCAGGTCAGCCGGCCGGCTGCCTCGAGCCAGGAGAAGCCGCCGGTGAGTGCCGCGGCCACCGCCACGCGCAGCAGCGTGATCGCGGTGGCGTCGTTGAGCAGGCTCTCCCCCTCGAGCACGGTGAGCAGGCCGTTCGGCAGCCGCAACCGGCGACCGATCGCGGTCGCCGCGACGGCATCGGCCGGCGCCACGGCGGCGCCGAGAGCGAACGCCGCAGCCAGCGGCAGACCCGGCACGATCGCGTGGACGGTGAGGCCGACGACGAGGGTGCAGAACGCGACATACCCCACGCTGAGCAGACCGATGGTGAGCCGGTTGGCACGGATGCCGACCAACGAACTGCCCAGCGCCGCGGAGTACAGCAGCGGCGGCAGCACCACGATGAGCACGAACTCCGCGGACAGCTCGAACGACGGGATTCCGGGGACGAACGAGGCGGCAACTCCGACGACGACCAGCAGCAGCGGGGAGGACAGCCCGTACCGGCGTGCCACGCCGCCGACGGCGGTGACCACCACAAGGAGTCCCAGGACCTCCAGCAGCTCGTGCACGTCGGCAGTGTGGCCCATGACGGCAGTGCGCACCCGCGCTCGGCAAGGACGTCGTGGCAGCCGGTCGAGGCGTCACCGGGCGAAGTAGTGCAACCCCAGCCATGCCCAGGCAGCCAGCACGGCCACGCGGCCGCCGCGGGTGCGCATGATGCGGGACAACACGATCGGCAGGCGTTCGACCCGGCTCGCCGGCCTGCGGGCGAGTACGGCAAGGACCAGCCCCGCCAGCGCGACGACCAGGTATCCACCGATGGTGACGGCGCGCCAGCTCATGCCGCGCCGCCGCGGTCCGGGCCGAGATCGATGGGCGGCACCCGGGACGGTATGCGCGACAAGAGGAACCAGCCCAGCGCCAGCCAGCCGGCCAGGGCGACCACGCGCACGACGGGGTAGTGCAGCAGCTCGTCGGCCAGCACACTCAGGGTCGGGTGATCCGCTGACCCCTGCTGCAGCGTCGGCTGCTGGAACAGCGCCTGCAGCTCCCACACTGCCGCGGTGACGAAGACGGCCGACCAGGCCAGCACGGTGGCACGCGAGACCGGCGGCGGACAGACCCGCTCGACCAGCGGACGCCGCCACGCCAGCGCGATGGCGGCCGCGCCGAGCAGCGCGACCGCGACAGTCGGCGGCCAGGAATAGCGCTCGGCACTGCCGACCACGACGGCGTAGCCGACGACGCCGAGTCCGATCCCGATCGTCAGCGCCCGGCGTCGCGAGCCGAGCAACGGCGCGCCGATCTGCTCGACGGTGTCAGCGGCAGCGGCGTCGCGTCCGACCAGGACCGCCGCCCCACCCAGCACCACGGCGTGAACCGGGTTGTCGGCAAGGCCGTCGAAGATCGCCGCCAGGCCGAGCACCCACACCAGCGGGCTGCGGATCACCGCGGACAGCCCGGATCGGCTGGCCGCGGATCCCGGCAGTCTGCCCATCGCCACTCCAGTTCCCGCCGCTGCGGCACACCCTGCCACGGCCCGACCCGCCGGTAGGGTCGCCCGCGGACGTCACCGCGCCCGAGGGCCGACCAGCGGGAGGGCCGATGGCGACACCGATCCCGGTCCTCTCCGGTGCGACACTCGGAATCGACTGCGGTGGTAGCGGAATCAAAGCGTCGGTGCTCGACGCCGACGGCGCCATGCAGGCCAAGCCGATCCGGGTGCCGACGCCGTACCCGCTGCCCCCGGAGCGACTGCTCGACCTGCTCGTCGACATCGCCGGCACCCTGCCCGCTGCGCAGCGGGTCACCGTCGGAATGCCCGGCATGATCCGGCACGGCGTCGTCGTCACCACTCCCCACTACGTCACCCGATCGGGACCACGCAGCCGAATCGATCCACCACTGCTGCGCCGTTGGTCCGGTTACGACGCCCGGGCCGGGGTCAGCACTGCCCTCGGATTGCCCGCGCTGGTACTCAACGACGCCGAAGTTCACGGCGCCGGCGTCATCGCCGAAACAGGTCTGGAACTGGTCCTGACGCTGGGCACCGGCCTCGGTTGCGCCACCTTCGACGACGGCCGGCTCGCCCCGCATCTGGAGTTGTCGCAGGCGACCACGCGCTGGGGGCAGCTCTACGACAGGTATGTCGGGGAACGGGAACGGCGGCGGTTGGGCAACGCGTTCTGGTCGCGCCGGGTACTGCGGATGGTGGCCGCGCTGCGTCCGATGTTCCTGTGGGACCGGCTCTATCTCGGCGGTGGCAACAGCCGCCGGATCCTGCCGGATGCCTTGGCGGACATGGGAGACGACGTCGTCGTCGTACCGAACTCCGCCGGTATCGTCGGTGCGGTTCGCGCCTGGCGGCTCGCCCCGCAGCCGTGGAACCCGGACACCTGATGGGCCGGTCGTCGGCTGACCCCGTCCGAACGGGTTACGTCATTCGGAGTGTCCGGACGACCCGGGCGGGAGCCGCAGCAGGTACGGTGCCGTCGCGCCCGATGAGATGAACGCCACCGAGGGTTGCGTCGTCGCCGGGCACTGAGGGGGAATCATGGGTTTCGCACCGCTTCGCTCGACGCTGCGCATCGGTCTGGTGCTCGGGACGGCGCTACTGCTCACCGGCACCGCGTTGTCGCTGCCGGCGCGGGCCGACGCCGCCTCGGACCTGGTGACCGCCCAGGCAACGGTTCGCAACGGCATCGACCTGGCCGCGACGCTGGAGGCCACGACCGGCAGCACCGTCCGATCGCAATTCGGACTGGGTGGGATCACGGTCGGCTCCAGCGACCTGCAGATCTCCCCCGACGGCACCGTGCTGGCGTCGCGGGGGTCCGTGCTGTCGCTGGACGCGGCGTCCGGGTTCCGCGGGTACTACCCGGTCGCGGCACTGACAGGTCCATACCGGAACGCCTTCGGCAAGGTCCTGCGGCACTTCGGAGTCAAGCGGAAGCAGTGGTTGGTCCTGGGCGGCGCCGCAGTCGGCTTCCCCGGTGCACGACTGCTCACCCAGGGCAGCCCCTACCGATTCGCCCGCGACCTGGTCGACAAGGCGGTCGCCGGCCGGGTCGACTCCGCGACGTCGGTCCAGCTGGAGATCCCGTACGCCACCTTCATGACGACGATTCTGGGCGGCCTCTACACCCCTGCCCTGGTCGGGAACATCCCGGTGACCGTCGGACTCGACGGCGCCGGACGGGTCGTCAGGGTGTCCTACGAGCTGATCGTGGGCTCACCCCAGAGCATCGAGGTCATCGCCTACGCGGCGCCGAACGCCGTGCTGCCGCCGCCGTCGCTGTGGGTTCCGGTACGGCGCAGCAGCCGGATCCAGGCCGTCCTGTTTGCCGCCGACCAGGTGCGCAGCGCGGCCACCAGCGCTCGCCGCACCCTGGCCCGCGACCCCGACATCGCCACGTTGCGTCAGATCGCAGCCAAGCTCGGGCGCGGTAAGCAGCGGCTGAAGGCGACCGTCCTCGGGACCCGGATTGTGTTCAGCAGCAGTGCGGCGAAGGTGACGTGGACCGACACCGTGACCCTCTCGGGCCGCAAGGCCGTGCTGGGCCCGCTTCGCCTGACGCTGCCTCCGAAGAAGGCGGCGCCGGCAAAGAAGTCGGCCAAGAAGGCAGTGCCGGACAAGAAGGCAGCGGCGGCGTAGCGCAGCGCCGGCGAAGAAAGCAGCGCCAGCCCCGTCGTCACCCGGGCGGGTGCGTCCATTCGGGGCGGCTGGCGGGCCGTTGTCGGGGGCTTGGCTTAACGTCATACGAGCATCGTTGGCGCTCATCGGGGGCGTCGCCACTGACAGACGGGGGACTCCGTGACCACGACACGTGACACCACCACACGCCCGGCGCGCCGCGCCATCGCCGGCGGGCTGGGCGTCGCCCTCGCCGTCGGCACCCTGGTCGCCACCGCTGCCCCGGCCCGTGCCGACGCCGCCTCCGACCTGGCAGTGGCCAAGGGCGCCGTCCTCACCGCAGCGACGCTGGCCGAGCAGACCGAATCGGTCACCGGAGCGACCACCCTCAGCGCCGGCGGCTCGGGCGCGTCCCTCGTCGTCCAGCAGTCGTCCGACGGATCGATCCTGCGCCTGCCCGGATCGATCCTCGCCAAGGGTGGCGGCGCGACGACGATCTTCCTGCCGCTGGGCTCGGTGGCCCGCGCGAGTTCTGCGACCTTCCTGCTGACCCCGCCCGCGCCGCTGGACCGTAAGCAACGCAAGGTGCTCAAGCGCATCGGCGTGAAGCCGACGTCCCTGGTCGTCAGCAGCATCCCCTCGACGGCCTCGTTCGATCAGATTCTTACGGCCAGCAGTCCGTACCGGCTGGGACGCCAGCTCGTCGCGGTCGCCACCGCCGGCCAGGTCGTCGACGCGGTGACCACCACCCTCGTCGTGCCCGCCGGGGCACTCTCGTCCGATCCCGTCGAGGCAGCGAAGAAGACCGGGTCGGTCACGGTGACGATCCACGCCGACGGTCAGGGTCGGCTGACCCGCGTGTCGGATTCCACCGGCGGCGTCGAGGTCGCCGCCTACGCCGCGCCGGGTGCGGTCATTCCGCCGGCCTCAGTGCTGCTCAGCCCACGCAAGAACAAGCGAGCCTTCAACGCCATCGCCTCCCGGTCGTACGGGCAATCGTTCGCCGACGGCGTCGTCGCCGCACTCCGCCTCTCGCCCAAGGCAAGCACGCTCGCCTCGTTCGGCGGGAAGGGCTTCACGTACGGCAAGATCCAGGTGCGCTCGTTCCGGCTGCCGGGCACGTTGCTCGTGACGGCCAAGGGCGGTGGCGTGACGTGGACGAAGTCCGTCAAGCTCAAGCGCGGTCACGCCAAGGTCTCACGTTGGGCCGTGGCGCTGCCGCGCCGCTAGGTGGATCGTCCGGCCGTGCGGTTGTGTCACGCCCAGCACACGTCGAGCTGAGTCACATCGTCACCTCGAACTCAGTGACAGCGAACTCGGTCACAGCGAACTCGGTCACAGCGAACTCGGTCACGGCGAACTCGGTCACATCGAACTCGGTCACATCGACTCGAGTGTCGGGATGATGCGGGTGGCGAGTTGTTCGGCGAACTCCACCGGATGGCGGTCGGGCATCACCATCACCTCGGCAACGCCGAGGTCGGCGTAGCCGGCGACCTCGGCCAGCCATGCGTCGACGTCGACGAGAGCGGGCCGGGTCATCAGCACCGTCTTCACGATGTCCTCGTAGTCGCGGCCGACGTCGTCGCAATGACGCCGCAGGACGTCGAGTTTGTGTGACACCGCAGCGACGCCGGTCCCGAACACGTTGCCCAGGTCGGCGTACTGCGCGACCAGCCGCAACGTGCGACGCTCACCGGCACCGCCGATCATGATCGGCGGATGCGGCCGGCTGAGCGGCACCGGCCGGCACAGGGTCTCGGCCAGCTGGTAGTGCCGACCGGTGAAGGGCCCGTCCTCGTCGCTCCACATCTGGCGGCAGATCTGCAGCGTCTCCTCCAGTCGCTCGAACCGCTCGGCGACCGGGA
This genomic window from Actinomycetota bacterium contains:
- a CDS encoding AarF/ABC1/UbiB kinase family protein; this encodes MDDGITVTLDGVLGLAVLIAFLVVVGLIAGRILGVRRGFWRATLAGLVGFFAGQWLINMQYENSTEADFNDLGDLGRLGVGFVGYVLLVTMLASIVIDVIARPRGGDRRRRWPRPIKAVRRRWQVVTRLRQIVGAARRHGFAGRRYASRAALATPEGARALRATLEDCGGMFVKFGQIASTREDLLPATVTEELGHLRTAAPGLPAAVVTEIVEQQTGRPAAATFATFAAEPLAAASIGVTYRATLAGGRRVIVKIRRPDIEDIVDRDARVLRWGAAQLERRSEGARSLGIRDLADELVSGIAAELDFRTEAANNAAMRRAVPGGHGVEVPLVHADLTTRSMLVMDEVDGRPVSDPAALRASGIARPVLADRLFRAFLEQVLTAGVFHADPHPGNVLVDAEGTLWFIDFGAVGQLDPVTLDGLQQLALGFMLADPSMLARALRRLAGPDGDALDMRAMEFELSSVLTRVQGGGFDPAVLQLVVHVLARHGVKAPRALTVLGRAMLTLDGTLRIIDPGFRMVERATETIRELPEAGVGSLKERLTHEAMRALPAVRSMPQLVEDIALQTRSGRLGIRVGLFGGEDRLVLDDWIDRVLFAVVGMVGLLSSAALLVAAGVEDNADVAVVLRAAGFTGLVAATAMQMRSVAQILRRPRTNRRP
- a CDS encoding Na+/H+ antiporter, whose protein sequence is MGHTADVHELLEVLGLLVVVTAVGGVARRYGLSSPLLLVVVGVAASFVPGIPSFELSAEFVLIVVLPPLLYSAALGSSLVGIRANRLTIGLLSVGYVAFCTLVVGLTVHAIVPGLPLAAAFALGAAVAPADAVAATAIGRRLRLPNGLLTVLEGESLLNDATAITLLRVAVAAALTGGFSWLEAAGRLTWASVGGVAIGLVVAVLVSWVRRRLDDPVVETSLSLLTPFIAFLPAEEVGASGVVAVVTTGLVLGHRSAELLGSAARLQAQSVWRTIDFILEGTVFALIGLQLRSILVRLGDYTPADLLLYAVVVCSVVIVSRFVWVFGTAYAGGLLRASRPDRRWRELVVVSWAGMRGVVTLAAAASIPLTVDTGEAFPQRDLIAFLAFCVIAVTLLGQGFTLPPLIRWLNIRRDETQDRLAEAEAAHLAAEQAALRLEELLEAEGALPHGVADRLRQATQSRSLGAWERLGGPGPETPSAAYRRLRVAILQAERAALVAMRDDGRIDDDTLRTLQREVDLEETLLGDQ
- a CDS encoding ROK family protein, with product MATPIPVLSGATLGIDCGGSGIKASVLDADGAMQAKPIRVPTPYPLPPERLLDLLVDIAGTLPAAQRVTVGMPGMIRHGVVVTTPHYVTRSGPRSRIDPPLLRRWSGYDARAGVSTALGLPALVLNDAEVHGAGVIAETGLELVLTLGTGLGCATFDDGRLAPHLELSQATTRWGQLYDRYVGERERRRLGNAFWSRRVLRMVAALRPMFLWDRLYLGGGNSRRILPDALADMGDDVVVVPNSAGIVGAVRAWRLAPQPWNPDT
- a CDS encoding LLM class F420-dependent oxidoreductase, producing MRLGLHYWSFSTPPDAATIAPVLAETAVVCEQSGVASFTVMDHYFQMDAVAAASEPMLEAYTTLGYLAAATQRMTLGVLVTGVTYRHPGLLAKIVTTLDVLSAGRARLGIGASWYEREQRGLGVPVVPVAERFERLEETLQICRQMWSDEDGPFTGRHYQLAETLCRPVPLSRPHPPIMIGGAGERRTLRLVAQYADLGNVFGTGVAAVSHKLDVLRRHCDDVGRDYEDIVKTVLMTRPALVDVDAWLAEVAGYADLGVAEVMVMPDRHPVEFAEQLATRIIPTLESM